The Electrophorus electricus isolate fEleEle1 chromosome 24, fEleEle1.pri, whole genome shotgun sequence DNA window AAGGCACATGACAGATTTCTCATTCCATGAACTCTCTAAACATTTCTAAACTTGCAGATATGAGGACGAAATTAACAAGCGCACAGCCGTAGAGAATGAATTTGTTCTACTAAAGAAGGTTTGGACACAATGATACAATGATCTTTTTTTACACATTCTATGAATCTATACAATTGCGCACTTCCAAAATTAGCCTCTCGGATTAAACAATACTTATTACCCATCAGGATGTTGATGGGGCCTACATGAACAAGATTGAGCTTGAAGCTAAGCTTGATGCTCTTCAGGATGAGATCAATTTCCTCAGGGCCATCTATGAGGAGGTGGGAACCTGATTGCATAACATTGCCAAATTTGGCCAAAAGGCCATGCGGTGTTTGCAAAGCAAGGCCTGTTCTTCACCATGTTCTTATTGACTCCCTCCATTCCATCCTTCCAGGAACTCCGTGAGCTTCAAGGACAGATCAAGGACACATCAGTTATTGTGGAAATGAACAACAGCCGCACCTTGGACATGGACGCCATCGTGGCTGAGGTCCGTGCTCAGTATGAAGACATCGCCAACCGCAGCCGTGCCGAAGCTGAGTCATGGTACAAACAAAAGGTAAGAAAAGgatgtctggaaaaaaaaaacaaaaaaaaaacccagaagcGCTGGATTTAATGGGGTGTTACTTTCCTTGATCTCACCAGTTTGAGGAGATGCAGACATCTGCTGGCCAATTTGGAGATGACATTCGCAACACCAAGAGTGAGATTGCAGAGCTCAACCGTATGATCAGCCGACTCCAGAATGAAATCGAGGCTGTAAAGGGACAGGTGAGCTGGGTTTTGAACACTGATATATTGACACTGATTTCATATTTCTGGCTAAGGTGATTTAATAAGGCTTCAAGGCCAGACCATTTTTTTGTAAGTTCTACTACTGGATAGagacagaaatgtgttttgGGACCTTTCATTTTGCTAGCGTGCCAACCTGGAGACCCAGATTGCAGACGCGGAGCAGAGAGGTGAACAGGCAGTAGCAGATGCCAAACTGCGCATTAGGGAACTGGAAGAAGCCCTGCAGAAAGCCAAGCAGGACATGGCCCGGCAAGTACGTGAATACCAGGAGCTCATGAACGTCAAACTGGCCCTGGACATTGAGATCGCCACCTACAGGAAACTCCTggaaggagaagagagcagGTCAGttcaataaaaacacatacTATCTCAAGGTAaatcgtgtgtttgtttgtgctttccTGTGCTGTCTCTAAACTCTGTGGTATGAATTCGCCTACAGGATCGCCTCTGGTGGAGGAACTGCAACCATCCACATTCAGGAGAGTTCAAGCGGAGGTGGTAAGtttaatatacatttctttGCTCTTCCTGGCATATTATTTCATTGCACTGATTGAAAGATGACTAACCCCGTTCTTTTGGTGTTTTGCTGGTGTAGGATTCGGCGGTGGCTTTGGCGGTGGAATGGGCGGAGGCATGGGTGGAGGCATGGGTGGAGGCATGGGTGGAGGCATGGGTGGAGGCATGGGCGGAGGCATGGGCGGAGGCATGGGCGGAGGTTTTGGCTACGGACTTGGTGGGGGCTCAGGCCTGGGCGGGGGCACTGGTATGAGTCTGGGCGGCGGCTTCGGTTCTGGCTCCGGCATTGGCATGGGCGGAGTCGGAGTGTCCCGTAGCTCTATGGTATCCAGTAGCATGCGTCGCTTATAAATCCACAATGTTCTCCCAAACGCTCCATACAAAACCCCATCGCTGAGTAACTGATTCATTTCCAAATATTGTCCGGACGAATTTCTCAAGCGCCCTCGCCTCCACGTTGTTTCCTTTTCAACTTCACCCCATGCTATATGTATTCATAGAGTATCCGCCTACCCTGTAtcaaacatgtttacatgtgttcGGCATATAGCATAAGACGTGGTGCAACATGATAGATGCTCTGTGGTTATAGAGTGGGAGTGATGAGGTCTAGCTCATAAGCTTTGATGTTTGCTCTTACCTCCCAGAAATGCTTTTGCAATGTAATCCCTTACTTTGGCAAACAAAAGTAAGAGGCCTGGAAAGGAGTTTTTGCACTACCTGCCTGACTAGTTTCTGCTGCTCAGTATTAAAAAGATGAATATTTCCTAAAGAAATTAGGCAAATTAAACCAGCAGAAAAATTTGGCAGTACCAACAGTTTTCTAAATTGTTTTATAGTGCAACACAGGCTAATAACAAGTAATGTTCTTTGCTACATGGAAGATGGACTAAGTTGAGAGAAGAATTGTCACAATGTCCTGTACTCTGTTTCCCAATGACCAACTGGCACAATATGATTTATGTTATGTGGTCAACCATACCACTGAAAAACCTAAATAAATGTGGATTCCCTTCATCTATTCATGTGTTGTTGCCTGTGGTTTGTTCTCAAGACATTCAGCTGAGTTCAGCAGTTTCAGCAGGTTAGCTTTGATGGTAAACCAAACCAAATAGCAAATAGGCACAAGCACCAACACTGGCTAAGAACCATTCAGCTCGGTTCTCATGGGACCTTAAAGCTAAGAGTGAGCCACCAGGGTGAGTGGCTTGGATTACCCTGAATCCAAGCTGCTACAGAAGCTTTCATTTAGTTGGGCTTTGCCTATAACAATGAACTATTTTACAGATGTccctagggaaaaaaaaaaaaacaagtttcatTTGAAAGGATTGTCAAACTTCACCTTTGCATAAGTTTAGGTTATGTCTGACAACTGTACATAGGTTTTTTAGTTATAGTGTGTATACATTTCCCAACATTAATCTCAGgtgatgaaattaaaataaagtacaCTTGTGTTCATAATCAAAATAgggtcatttaaatatacacatttctcGTGGTACCATCCTGACTGTGTTCTTGCGATGCCAAGATCAGTGAAAGTCTAGTCCTTTTAATGGCAGCAATGTACTGCCACTTAGTGGTGCAATTCCGCAAACGTAGCCAGATCCATATTTATGTCTGCATAGAGATTGCCAGTGAGAAAGCACACAGTTGAATAAAACTTTGCATACTGGACATATTTTAATTCATTACCCTAAATTCTTGACATAAATGTGGACTAAATAATCTCTAAAAAGGTACATCCATTGTCAGAGGGCACAGTACATGTTCTGTATGCTTTTTGGCAAAAACCGGGTCTTGACTGGTGGGAAAAGCACAGCAGATAAACTACTTCAGttaaaagatgcaaaaaaaataaataaatcattcagGCAACCATCAATATCCACTTAAGCAAAAGAATCACATTTTAGGACTACTACAAAACAAGctacaagtaaaaaaaacaacaaaaaaaaaaaaagtcaataatgTGTCAGTGTAAGTTTTGTTCTTTAAGAGTTGAATACCCAAGCTAGAGATTTAATACAATAAGTGTAACTATTCAAATTTCCATCTCAGTGGCATGAGATGCATGAGATGCTGTAATGCAAGGGAACTGACACTCCACCAGGGGACCCTCAGCCGCACAATCCCTACAGCAGTTTTAAACTCAAGAATGTTTAGGTACATTAACAACTGGCTCTGAGCAAAAACGAGAAACTCTTCAGACCAAATTCCAAACATTTATCCAAACTGAGtttcaaacaacaacaatgcaaaaaaaaaataataataaaaatttaaaaaacctgAAAACATAGCTACTGACTAAGCCTCAAACATGATACAAGATCTTTGTTCATGATACAAGTCTGACAAATGTTCAGGAATCCCTAAGtttatttttccccaaaaaAGTCACTACATGCATTTGAAAGCATCGAATAAAACAATTCAAACAGTTTAACATACTATTACAGagaaaaatcagaaaagaaCTCACATCACCAAAGTAGAAAAGAACTATACATCTTCAAGTAACTTAACTACAGCACCTACAACACTTTCCCCTCTGTTGGCCTCAGTAGCCTTATCACCTTAcgttaaaataaacacaggacaTGTCATGTGCTGGCAACGCTGGATGTGTTTGATTACGCATCCTTGTAGCTCGATGCTTGTTTATTGCATTGCACCGCTATTGTCAGAAGAGGTGTTACGTTGCAGTTTGTCTGGGATTGTCAGGGTCAAAAGTCATAATCTCCATATGAATAAGGCCTGTGAAAGATAAAAAGGCAATTACAAGGAGTCACTTTTATGATGGACAGTTATCTTAGGTCAGATAAAACTCTTTTGCATCAAGCAAAATGTGCCGTTCCaaatgagagggtgtgtgtgcgtttgtgggtgtgtgtgtgtgtgtgtgtgtgtgtgtgtgtgtgtgtgtgtgtgtgcacgcgcactcTTACTCTTCCACTCGCTGATAGCAAGCTCCAGGCTCTCAAATGAGTCATCATAAGGCGGAGACTCGGGCTCGTTTTCCGGGTCATGAAACTCGGAGAGGTAGGGCTGAGACAGGCCGTCTTTAGCTGTGAGCCTGACCTCCGGGTCGAGCATCAGagtcttctccagcaggtccacagctccacaaacacacatttcacatgaGAAGGACCACACCTATCTATATCCCACACCTTTCAGCCGAGGCTGTGAGCATCACACAATCCTACTGCTAAAGGAGTCTGAATGGTGTGCAGGGGCAGTATCTCCCAAATTCTGTCCCACAGAACAAAATTAACTAGAGATTATAGCTCAACTCCAGATAAGTACAGATTCAAGTCCTCATTCATCCAGCCATGGATGGAATTAAGAAACAGTATACAATCATTTACAGATGAAGAACCTGAACTACAGTGGTGACTAAGCCATTCTTCAACAATGGAACCTACACTACAGAGACTTACCATTGGAATCCATGGTGGGGAAAACTTTTCTGaagtctttctttttctggaCTGGAAGAGACTGAACATATGACCTTGCCTGCAAGTACAAAGTTTGACTTTGTTTCACTAAGTAGAATAAGCAGTACAAATTATTGCATTCATCCAATCACAATTTAGTTCcaattttgtattttactgGTACATAGTTTGTTTCAGAATCAGCCTTAAAATCATAAGACCAAGTTTTAGAATAACACCCAACGAAGCGTcccaaaaatgcaaaataacgGACAAAGTGTGCATCATTGCCAAAGATAATGGCGTGTCCTCCATCGGGTCCCATATTACCTAATAACAGTTCACTGGCTGATACCTCACTTACACTATGGCTACTTACCAGCGTTTAAcgattttgttttttattcatttatgtttgcTAACTAAGTGATATGAAAACAACTCTATCATTTTATTTAGCTAACCTTCTAACCCCACTTCCCCATAGCTATGCTAACATTATTACGTTAGGCGTCTCCGAGTAAAAGAAAAGCCACCATCCATGAACATGATCAGCAATTCCAAGAAGCAGAGTGGATTCCTACATCTTTGCTCTGCATTTTTTGCACCAGTGAAGAGGGAGGTGTCCCAGTCAGGTGAAGGATCATGTTCAACTGGTCCATACCTACAGAACACGGTTAAGGAATTTGTACCTTCACGACTTTACAGCAGAGCAGGTTACAGAATGAATGTGACCTACGCCCTCAGCAGAGATGGACATGTGGAATGCAAAAGTAAAGAAAGGATACTGTCATTGCCGGGGAAAAGCACCTTCTCGGTGATCATCTCAGCCAGGATGCAGCCAGCAGACCATATGTCAACTGCAAACAGAACAGTTAGAAGAAAAATTCAGAGAACAGTTCAATGCAAGAGTGGCACTGTTGATGTGGACATTTGCCTACATAGAAAACAGTGCACTTAACCAGCTTCAGGAAACTGCTTTATACTGTCATtgacaaaaaaatgaaacaaacaaaggaatACACACTTATAAGGTGTAACCTAAACCTATGCAAAGGTGAAGTGAAATTAAGGCTTCTAGGGCCAAAGGTCACCTGTCTGAGTATAATGCATCCAGTTGAAGATGACCTCAGGAGCTCGGTACCATCGCGTCACAACATAGCCGGTCATCTCCATTTCAGCGTGCCTCGCCAAACCGAAGTCCaatatctgtgcgtgtgtgtgtgtgtgtacgtacacacacgaGTACGCAAGAGGGAAAAATAGTGAGATAAaaaaagggagacagagggaaatCAATGTTTCCAACTTATTACATCATAGGCTGTTTCAACACAGTCTCTGCTGACAGAGCAGGAGCCCAGGCAGGAACCAGGAATGAAGAGCCAGGAATGAAAACCCTAAACGgcacacttactgaacagtaACATCATACAGTACTCGAGTTACCTTTAAttcacacttactgaacagtaACATCCCACAGTACTCGAGAGTTACCTTTAAttcacacttactgaacagCGACATCCTTCAGTACTCGAGTTACCTTTAAttcacacttactgaacagtaACATCCTTCAGTACTCGAGTTACCTTTAAttcacacttactgaacagtaACATCCTTCAGTACTCGAGAGTTACCTTTAAttcacacttactgaacagCGACATCCTTCAGTACTCGAGTTACCTTTAAttcacacttactgaacagtaACATCCTTCAGTACTCGAGTTACCTTTAAttcacacttactgaacagtaACATCCTACAGTACTCGAGTTACCTTTAAttcacacttactgaacagtaACATCCTACAGTACTCGAGAGTTACTTTTAAttcacacttactgaacagCGACATCCTTCAGTACTCGGGAGTTACCTTTAAttcacacttactgaacagCGACATCCTACAGTACTCGGGAGTTACCTTTAAttcacacttactgaacagtaACATCCTTCAGTACTCGGGAGTTACCTTTAAttcacacttactgaacagtaACATCCTACAGTACTCGAGAGTTACTCTTAAttcacacttactgaacagCGATATCCTTTAGTACTCGGGAGTTACCTTTAAttcacacttactgaacagtaACATCCTACAGTACTCGGGAGTTACCTTTAAttcacacttactgaacagtaACATCCTTCAGTACTCGGGAGTTACCTTTAAttcacacttactgaacagtaACATCCTTCAGTACTCGAGAGTTACTTTTAAttcacacttactgaacagCGACAGCCTACAGTACTCGGGAGTTACCTTTAAttcacacttactgaacagCGACATCCTTCAGTACTCGGGAGTTACCTTTAATTCACAGTTCTCGTCAACGGCAAGGTTGTTGGGCTTCAGATCctggttaaaaatatttttaaaaatcactgccAGCAAGTCTAAAGATTATGTAAAATGTGAGAGCaatttaagccttttttttctttatgtgttGGACCATCTGTTGACATACAatttattatgaaattatgttttgaaaatTGTGACAACATTAATAATATCTTCGCAGTGCCTATTCTATAACACGGTTATTTTTGATAAAACCCTTATCCACTGGGAAATCAATTAGTTTGCATAAATCCTTGCTTAGAGTAATCCCTGATACAGAGTGAGGGTAAAGACATGGCACACGAAGGGTATTACATACCCGGTGAATGATCCCAGCAGAATGTATATACTGAAAAGAAAACTCGCCGTTAATTATTTAATGCAAATGGAATGTCAAGGCAACCATTatgaaaatgaatacatttgacTTAACAAATATGCAATTTATTTGGCATAACACTTACTATGAACTGAGGGAATTAAAATTGAGTAAAAAGATTGCGAGGCAATGAGAATGTAAACAATGGGAGAGAATGTGAATGAAAGCACAAGTATTGTACACCTTCAATGTTCACAACATCTGGTCAAGTCAAAATGAGACAGAAGACCAGCTAGGCATGCAGACCTTGAGTCCTCGAAGAAGCTGGTAGAACAGGTAGACAATGACTCTTTCGGTAAGCCTCCTCTTCTTCATTATGTGTGCCAAGTCTTGAGCTACCAAGGGCATCACCAAGTAGCTGTAAAGTGCACACGCACATCACCCAATCATAGGATTTAcatgtggggtgtgtatgtggttgccAAAGAAAGACAATTTTCAACTGAAagacatttacctgacacttttatccaaagcaacttacatttatgactgactacaacttgagtaattgagggttaagggccttgctcaggggcccaagagaAGACAGTGGGGGGGCCTGAACCAGCAACcgtccaattacaagtcaagtaacttaaccactgagctaagaCTGCCCAGTGGGATGCTAGAAAAAGACTAGATTCATTtagacacacaaactcatacccATGCACATACTTCTGCAGTGTATACCAACAAGAAAACTCCACCTTTTAAAGACTTAAACAGCTTTCACATTTGATGTTTAATATAAGTAGAACAGTTTGTTGTATAGATTGtactcgctcgctcgctcactcacacttTTCGACTATTTAACTTGTCATGACAAGCAGAGAATTTTTGCACAGGACTGCACTCTGCTCTTCTTTCTACTTACAATGTCTGGAATTTCTCCAGTGAGGAATCAGGAGTGAAAACATTCAGAAGGCAGATCACCTTTGAGGAACAAAGACACACTGGGTTTGATTTAGCagcaaatacaatatgtcttaGCTTGTGTAAAATCAGGAACGCAGTCAGTGATAAAGAATTAACAGATTTCTTATGGTCCGGTGATTGGTGGTGCCAACACAGATAACAGATAACTACCCCGTTTTCTTTAGCCAGTTACTTTAGAAACTCCCACCCACTGAGAGCACTCTGTACAACACAATGTAAGGAAAATCAACTTAAATTTGAACACCAACAACATATTTAAGTTCATACACTGACCAGGCCACATCTTAAAGTACTCGTACCAGTTCTCATGTGGGAAGGGCAGAGAGTAAAGCAACAATGCATGAGTGACTTAATCTAGTTCTCCCTTCATCCTTGTTTCTGATTCTATAATGAGCACAGAGTGGCATAAGCCAAATGATTTATTtgccaaacacaaaaacaggttCGGGTGGGGGACCAAAATAATGTCAACAGCTTTTCCACTGTGTGTTTCCACTGGCTCTGGTTGACCAGGTCTTTTCTGATTTCACTGTTTGTTGTCAGGTTAACTGACCTGGTAGGAAGCTATGCAAGGAGACCTTTGTATATTCTAAACGCACAAGAGTGTGTGCATTGCTTTCATGTCTAACAACACTTGGACAACTGAATTACATTTCTGAGATAGATTTTGGAGCTTGTGTGTAATAACAAAGCAAGTAGGCAGTTATTAGTTCTATCCTAGCAGGTTTTGTCCTGGGTTTAGTGCGCGACTCACATTTTCATGTTGGATGTGGCGTAACAGGCGGAGCTCTCTGTACGCACGCTTTGCATGGATCAGAGACTGGAAAGGTCTGTACAGCTTCTTAATGGCCACCTTCTCCTTGGTCTTCTGGTCGATAGCAGAGCTGCAAGAGTTACAATTAGATTACTTCGGTGAGGCAGTGAGAACAGGGCAAGGAGTGTGTGGCTGAGTAACAAACTAACAGACTGCATCCTGTAATCTCAAATAGATGTTTCCTGGATTGAATTTGGGGGTACAGGTTCCACATGAAGGGATGCTTTAAAAGTGACATATAGATTTTGGCCAGTTTCACGTCAGTGCAATAAAATCGTGTTCTAACTTAAAACATTCATTGAATATGTGTGATGTGGTTTAGTATATTCAGCAGAGCTCCATCCAGCGTGAGTGTTCTCACCTGAGGTAGCAGCATTTCATCGCTATTACATTGGAACATTTTGGTTGAGTACATCATTGACCCCGAGTGCactggtataaaaaaaaaaagtctaaagaGTCCACACAAAGGCCAAACTCACACCTCACACTGACCAGTAGTAGAACCTGCTTATATCAAGATCAGGCTAGCTGCCTTGGgtccttttttttgtcttatctTCAAACTTGCTGAAACTTGCACTCTCTCAGGTATGCAACACAACTTatcagctttatttatttttcctaaaaCCAAATCTGGAATTACACTTTaggattacatttaaacatttgatacAAGACTTGTTTACCGGCAGGAACACGCCAGGGAAATTATGAACAGTAACCATAGCCGAAGGCTATGGTATTTGAGGTATTCATATTTTGCAAACATTATTTCCACAATTTGCTATAATAAATGTAGGTTTCTGTATATAAAAAGCAAAGTTACACCTCACCAGTACATGCAGGCTACTTGgtttaatatatgtatataagcTACTTATATGCATATTTTACGTTTATAGACCCCGTACCATACTGTGCCATACGCGCCAGAGCCGATCGAATTTAACGTCGTGTATCGATCCGGAATGTCCCATGTCGTTTTCTGGATCTCCAGTCTGTGAAAGCCAGCCTTCAGGGGGGAAGCCATACCGCTGTCCACGTTAGTGCGCTTCTCCACTATGTCAAAGTCGGTTCCCCACTGTGCGAGGTTAGCTTTGTTTCAGGAGAGCTTTGGAGCTCCTCAGGTGAAGCAAAGCGGCGTGCATACACGCCCACCCGGAACGCACCATAGCGCTGTCACGTGGTTACCTGCGGTTTACCTCTAGCTCTAGTCGTAACTCTTTGAAGGTCGTTAAGGTTTCCGCATGCATAATTATATTCGACCGGTTTGGACCCGTTATTGTAATGAACTGAATATTGTCGATTCACAGCTGCTTTTGTggctaagtttttttttgttttattttgttttgtttttgttttttttcacttttccaGCTGATCTAAATTGACGGATGCATTCAATAGTCAGTTACTAAATCCAGTCGTTAGCCAATGACCGAAACTAAAGAGGcgttattttaaaaagtcacaaaCTTATTCTAGGCCTGTGCGTACTGCATGTTCTTCACATTCAGttgtcataaaaaaataaaaaaataaaaataataaaaaattctctctctttctctctctctctctctctctctctctctctctctctctctctctctctcacgtatTTAAccaagcaaataggtaagagccccattggataattactgtatgggtgattatgtttcagcgggcaacaagttatttaaccctaaccgatgcagtgagtagcttctcatttctTAAACAACCACATCAAAAGACATCCTGTAGTCGtgaaaaagatgttaatctgtttcagaagggtcaaattattggcatgcatcaagcagagaaaaca harbors:
- the krt5 gene encoding keratin, type II cytoskeletal 5, which translates into the protein MSKTFQTSYVSGGMGGGSIRKSFSSRSASAAPMGSRISLSSARRSGFGSGGGGGGGSFSYSVSSMGGGYGSGAGLGGGLGGGFGGGMGGGFGGGLGGGFGGGLGGGLGGGLGGGLGGGLGGGYGVGMGGGMGGGPVPLPITAVTINQSLLQPLNLEIDPNIQTVRTQEKDQIKTLNNRFASFIDKVRFLEQQNKMLETKWNLLQDQKSTSTNIDAMFEAYIANLRRQLDALGNEKVKLESELKNMQGLVDDFKNKYEDEINKRTAVENEFVLLKKDVDGAYMNKIELEAKLDALQDEINFLRAIYEEELRELQGQIKDTSVIVEMNNSRTLDMDAIVAEVRAQYEDIANRSRAEAESWYKQKFEEMQTSAGQFGDDIRNTKSEIAELNRMISRLQNEIEAVKGQRANLETQIADAEQRGEQAVADAKLRIRELEEALQKAKQDMARQVREYQELMNVKLALDIEIATYRKLLEGEESRIASGGGTATIHIQESSSGGGFGGGFGGGMGGGMGGGMGGGMGGGMGGGMGGGMGGGMGGGFGYGLGGGSGLGGGTGMSLGGGFGSGSGIGMGGVGVSRSSMVSSSMRRL
- the zgc:171775 gene encoding STKc_p38 domain-containing protein; its protein translation is MASPLKAGFHRLEIQKTTWDIPDRYTTLNSIGSGAYGTVCSAIDQKTKEKVAIKKLYRPFQSLIHAKRAYRELRLLRHIQHENVICLLNVFTPDSSLEKFQTFYLVMPLVAQDLAHIMKKRRLTERVIVYLFYQLLRGLKYIHSAGIIHRDLKPNNLAVDENCELKILDFGLARHAEMEMTGYVVTRWYRAPEVIFNWMHYTQTVDIWSAGCILAEMITEKVLFPGNDSMDQLNMILHLTGTPPSSLVQKMQSKDARSYVQSLPVQKKKDFRKVFPTMDSNAVDLLEKTLMLDPEVRLTAKDGLSQPYLSEFHDPENEPESPPYDDSFESLELAISEWKSLIHMEIMTFDPDNPRQTAT